The Setaria viridis chromosome 6, Setaria_viridis_v4.0, whole genome shotgun sequence genome contains a region encoding:
- the LOC117861007 gene encoding pyruvate dehydrogenase E1 component subunit beta-1, mitochondrial, with product MLGVARRRLGSRCVLGQLAQALRPAAAAAAPARTYSAAAKEITVREALNSALDEEMSADPSVFLMGEEVGEYQGAYKISKGLLDKYGPDRVLDTPITEAGFTGIGVGAAYHGLRPIVEFMTFNFSMQAIDHIINSAAKSNYMSAGQISVPIVFRGPNGAAAGVGAQHSQCYAAWYAHVPGLKVLAPYSAEDARGLLKAAIRDPDPVVFLENELLYGESFPVSDEVLDSSFCLPIGKAKIERQGKDVTITAFSKMVGYALQAADILAKEGISAEVINLRSIRPLDRATINASVRKTNRLVTVEEGFPQHGIGAEICMSVVEDSFEYLDAPVERIAGADVPMPYAANLERMAVPQVDDIVRAAKRACYRVVPMAATA from the exons ATGCTGGGCGTCGCGCGGAGGCGGCTCGGATCCAGATGC GTGCTCGGCCAGCTGGCGCAGGCCCTccgcccggcggccgccgccgcggctccagCGAGGAcctactccgccgccgccaaggag ATAACTGTGCGGGAAGCATTGAATTCTGCGCTAGATGAAGAAATGTCTGCAGATCCTTCTGTTTTCTTGATGGGAGAAGAG GTTGGGGAGTACCAAGGTGCATACAAG ATATCCAAGGGTTTGCTTGACAAATATGGCCCTGATAGGGTTCTCGATACACCAATCACTGAG GCTGGCTTTACTGGTATTGGTGTTGGTGCTGCCTACCATGGTCTTCGACCTATAGTAGAGTTCATGACATTTAACTTTTCAATGCAG GCAATTGATCACATCATTAATTCAGCTGCCAAGTCGAACTACATGTCAGCTGGTCAGATATCTGTTCCTATTGTCTTCAGAGGGCCAAATGGCGCTGCTGCTGGAGTTGGTGCTCAACACTCGCAG TGCTATGCAGCTTGGTATGCTCATGTTCCTGGATTGAAAGTTCTAGCACCATATTCTGCAGAAGATGCTCGAGGTTTGCTGAAAGCAGCAATCAGGGATCCAGATCCTGTTGTTTTCCTGGAAAATGAACTTCT ATATGGCGAATCATTTCCTGTTTCTGATGAGGTACTCGATTCTAGCTTCTGCCTTCCAATCGGCAAGGCTAAG ATAGAGAGACAAGGAAAAGATGTTACAATCACTGCATTCTCTAAGATGGTCGGATATGCTCTTCAG GCTGCAGATATACTGGCCAAGGAGGGTATCAGTGCTGAG GTAATCAATCTTCGTTCAATTAGACCGCTGGATAGAGCCACTATTAATGCATCTGTGAGGAAAACCAATAGATTGGTAACAGTAGAAGAAGGCTTCCCACAACACGGGATTGGCGCTGAAATATG CATGTCTGTTGTGGAGGACAGCTTTGAGTATCTTGATGCGCCAGTTGAGAGGATTGCTGGAGCTGATGTGCCCATGCCCTACGCTGCCAACCTAGAGAGGATGGCTGTTCCACAG GTCGATGACATTGTCCGAGCAGCGAAGAGGGCTTGCTACAGGGTGGTACCAATGGCGGCAACAGCCTGA